In Fusobacterium canifelinum, a genomic segment contains:
- a CDS encoding ABC transporter ATP-binding protein, protein MEILKIKNLNLKIREKEILKNVSLEIKEGEIIGLIGESGSGKTIFTKYILGILPLAAQYTQETFEVVPKVGAIFQNAFTSLNPTVKIGKQLQHLYVSHYGTKKDWKEKIESLLEDVGLDKNRNFLDKYPYELSGGEQQRIVIMAALIGEPNFLIADEVTTALDVKTKFEIVKFLKGLQKKLNISILFITHDLSILKDFADKIYVMYHGEIIDEDHPYRKQLFQLSQDIWRRKKQCY, encoded by the coding sequence ATGGAAATACTAAAAATAAAAAATTTAAATCTTAAAATTCGTGAAAAAGAAATTTTAAAAAATGTTTCTTTAGAGATAAAAGAAGGAGAAATAATAGGATTAATAGGAGAATCAGGAAGTGGAAAAACTATTTTTACAAAATATATTTTAGGTATTCTCCCTCTAGCTGCTCAATATACTCAAGAAACTTTTGAAGTCGTTCCAAAAGTAGGGGCTATTTTTCAAAATGCTTTTACTTCCTTAAATCCAACAGTAAAAATAGGAAAACAATTACAACATCTCTATGTTTCTCACTATGGTACTAAAAAAGATTGGAAAGAGAAAATAGAAAGTTTATTAGAAGATGTTGGTTTGGATAAAAATAGAAATTTTTTAGATAAATATCCTTATGAATTAAGTGGTGGAGAACAACAGAGAATTGTTATTATGGCTGCTTTGATAGGTGAGCCTAACTTTTTAATTGCAGATGAAGTTACCACTGCTTTAGATGTAAAAACAAAATTTGAAATTGTTAAATTTTTAAAGGGATTACAGAAGAAACTTAACATATCAATTTTATTTATAACTCATGACTTGTCTATTTTAAAAGATTTTGCTGATAAAATTTATGTAATGTATCATGGAGAAATTATTGATGAAGATCATCCTTATAGGAAACAATTATTTCAACTTTCTCAAG